The genomic stretch cagagctgcctggggtctggctgcaggcagggtaGGACCCCACGTCTGCAGAGCAGTGAGAGTGCCAGGGCCGAGCAGGGCTACCCAGAGGTGCCATCCATCCCCTGCCTGCGGTTACAGCTGCTCCAGTGAACCCCGCTGCAGACCGGGCGGGGAGAAGGAGGCCATTGAAAAAACAGAGCACGGGGAAAGTATGAAATAAGTGGTCAGGGAATTACAGAGGCCGTGTGTCTCCATGGGAAGGTTGAGGCTTGCTTGCGTGAGGCTAAATCTGTCAGTGCCAGGGGACGGGACAGCCCAGCCGCCCCatgggcagagctgcctgcagtaccctggggtggggggtgaggcATGGGAGAGGCGAGGGCTGGGGAACACACAACTGTTTGCTTtcctggcagctcctgctgcagggttTGGGCTTGGTGCGTCTCCTTAAAAATCTGCCCAGAAAAATCCGTGTTAGTTTAATTCTCGCTGGAGTGTTtgaaggagaagggggggggaacctgctgccatttcctgcctgaTGGCTTGTTCTGCCCGGGGAAGAATGTGTCGGGTTGTCTCTGCCGCACAGCCAGCCCTTAATGGTGAATAATGCTTCCCAGCCTCGGGCGGCCTGcttgaaacaaaataataacaaaaagatCCCTCCCAAACCAAACACGgccccaggagcagccctggagcaggCCACGGAGCTCCACGCCTCGCCGGGGTTTCGTGGTTGGAAAACAAAGCCACCAGTAAGTGAGGAGACTTGAAAAAAGAccagagcccagcctggcccTTTCCAGTAAGGCCCTTTTAACCGTACGCTTGCTGGGCGGCTGGAGGTGGCTGAGGCTCAGCCTGAGCCGGGGGAGCGTGGCGCTGCCCCCCGGTCCTGTCCCCGCCGTGGGGCGGGGGGTGTCTGAGGGTCATTGTGCGGGTGCAGGGCTTTGGGCTCCCCGCCTGCGGCGTGGGGAGGGGGTCCTGCTCAGCTGTGCCAGGCGGAGGTGCTGGCTGCCTGCgtgatgctgcagcaggggGGTGCCCAGAGAGCCGCTGTGAGTGTGTGCCAGCTCCCAGGAGGGCAGCGGGCACGTACCCGTGGGGGGGTTggttgcagcagcagctgtggtgcCCGAAGGTGTCTCAGGGTGGCAGGAGCTCTGGTTCCCCGGGCTTGCAGGGTCTGTGCTGCAAGGAGGCACTCCCAGGCTCTGCGGTGGCTGCGGAGAGAGCCCAGCCCCTCGGCAGCTGCCTCGCTCCCGGGCAGGGTGGCACTGCCCCGGGTGCTCGTGGCTGTGGGCGCTGTTTCCCGCTCAGCCTCGTGTTCCCTGTCCCATGTCCTCTGCAAGCCCAGAGCTGCCAGTGGCTGCGTGCCCGGTTCCACCCGCGCTCCCCTCCCGGGATGTGTGTGATGGGGCTGGCATGGGGCTGCCTGGTTCCTGCTCCcgcctggggctgcagcaccccCCTGAGCCCAGCACCCCAGCCCATGCATCCAGGTGTGtgtgcagctcctgccccaccGTGGCCTCTCCCTTGCAGGCAGGGGCAGTGGGTGGGCAGCAAAGCCAGCAGGCAGGGCGCAGCGTGTGGAGACCCAGGCGGGATGTTCCCGAAGGACCCTGTTGGGTGGTGGGTTGCTCACTGAAGGGGCTTGTCCCTGGGGTGCGGGCACATCCCTGGGGTCTGGCTGCACTCGCTGGGGagcagctttgttgcccttgcAGGGGCTGTGGGCAGGAGGGTCCCgggcagcagctcctctcccccAGCTGTCCCTTTCCTCCCGGCAGGAATTACAACCAGTCGTGTGGCGTGGACAGCCCCGGCTCCTGCTGCACACTGGACCGCATTCCCCTTGTCAGGTGAGCAGCCACGGGGTGGGAGTGTGGGGCTGGTTGGGGGTCAGAGCTGCTCCAAGAACCCCCAGGAGCATGTTCTGGGTAGGGGGAGCAAGCACTGCACCCCGGTGCCGCCTGGCTGAGGGCTTCCTGGGCCTTGCCTTGTCCCCGCAGCAAGTGTGGCACCCTGCCCCCTGAGAGCTGCTTCTTCAGCCTCATCTGCAGCCTGGGCTCCTTCATGGGTAAGTGcctgctgcctggagcagggctggaagagaGGTTCCCTGCCTGGcggggggcaggaggagggggatGCACTCGGAGGTGTGTGATGGGGCTGTGTCTCCCTCCTGCAGTAATCCTGGTGGGGCTGCTGCGTTATGCCCACCTCCTGGAGTGCCTCGGGCCATCACTCCTCAACACCCTGGGGCTCGCCACCGGCTGGGTCTGCGCTGCTGGCCTCACCATGGTCGGCAACTTCCAGGTGAGGCATCACCTCGGGGGACCCCAGGGCAGGAGGGGGTCTTGGCTGtagcagggcaggggcagcaTTCAGCAGTGTGGGATTTGGGGTGGTTGTTTTGGTCCCATCTCTGCACTCCTTCACCTCTTCCAGACACTGTGCTTCCCCAGGCACTGGGAGTCCATTTTGTGCACTCATAGGTTTGGGTCTGGATTAAGCTGGTGGGTTTGGTTTAACCTTATCTGAGACCCTATGCGTGGTCTGTCCCCTCCATGGATGCCTGACCCTGTGCGGGCAGGGATGTGCCAGCCAGGCAGAGGAGACCGGGCCAAGCTGCCAGTGCTCCCGCTGTCCTCCATGTGGGTGTTTGCTGCTCCGGGGGTGATGCCAGGAAAGTGTCCGGGCAGAGCCTGTGCTCACGGGATAACCAGAGCGCCCAGGGCCTGGCGGCAGCGCTCCCCCCTGCCTGCGCTGCCAGGCACCGGcctcccagcagctgccagcCCTCTGCCTGCGGCGGCCGGGCCCTTCCGCTTGGTAGGAGGCTGCTgccggcaccggcaccgccaCCCAGGAGAAGCTTCTCTGGCCCCAGTGTGCCGGTGCCGCAGCCATGGCTCAGCTCAGTGGGGCTGTGACCCCCAGGAGGGGTGCACGCAGCCCTGGATGCTGCTGATGGcacagggcagctcctgcccaatGCCCCTGGGCACAGTTGAGCTGTTGGCCCAAGGGGCTCAGGAGCTACCACCCCATGATGAAACAAATGGAGTGCTTTGAGATCCCAGCAACAGACAGTGCATCCACATCTGCTCCTCAGCCAGGAGATGGGCACAGGAAGAGCTGCCAggacccatccctggcaatgctgCACCCCTGCGGGGCACGAGCCCACCCCCTGAGCAGAGCCATTTCATGCTGCGGAGCATACGAGGGTGCCGGCACTGAAGGTCTCTTCCCCTGCAGGTGGATCACGCCAAGGTGCTGCACTACATTGGGGCAGGGGTGGCTTTTCCCACCAGCATGctgttcctgctcctgcagtcCATCCTCACCTACCGCATGGCCAAAACTCGTGGGCAGTACTGGACCGGCCACTTACGCAGCATCCTCACCATTGTGGCCTTCCTCACCCTTGTCTTCAGTATCCTTCTGGGGGGTATGGGGAGGAGATCTGGGATGAGGTGGCTAAAGGTGTCTTCTTGGAGGGGTATGGGCCCCACATCCTCCATCTTTGGTCTGGCAGCAAGGCATGGTGCAcgaggggctgggcaggggctgaGGGCGCGCAGCTCATGCAGGtgcaggctggggagcagcagtaTCAGGGCCATGCAGGGgctgaggagaggaagggacACTGATGGGCATCTCTCAAGCTGCTGAGGTGCCTAAATCAGCCCTGCCCTCACTGCTGCACGCCAACCCAGCCACCGCTGCAGGCTCCAGCCTCACACTGTGCAGAGCGGAATCTGAGTTGCCAGTATGGCTGAAGCCAGGCACTGGGGTCTGCAAACACCACACCAGGGAGGGAGGGTGTGGCGGCAGGGCTGGAAGAATATCCCAAGTGTGTAGCCGGGGAGCCAGTGGCTTATTTGGGACTGAGGTTAGGGATAAATTGGGAAACAAGGTGGTGGTTATTgggcaggaaggggaaaatgcatGCAGTGTCCACAGGTCCCAGAGAGGCTGGCTGGGGTCTGGCCAGGGTGAGCAGTGCAGGAGGAGCCTGGAGGGTGCTGGTGGTCTGGTACGTGCCAGAAGGTCCTGCTCCGTCACTGCAGCAGGCGGAAtgggaagcaggcagggagctgggcagggcaggagtgCCATGGGGCCGTGCCAGCTGGGAGGGACCGGCAGGGCATGTAGGGACAAGGGAGAGGGCACTTGGTGCCTGTCTGCTGTGGCCATGCTGCTCTGTAAGCACTGGGGAATGGAAGTGGGAAAGCAGTGAGCTGTGCAGGGATGGTGTGGGGAAAGGCTTGGGACCTCCCCTGCTGGGATGCGGGGTGTGAGCAGAGGGATCTACCCTGTGCAGGTCAGGTCTCTGCCTCTCGGGCTCTCCCAGACTGTCATCTCGCAGGCAGATggcagggtgctgctggaggcttCACCTGGAGGGCTGGGGACGTACCTGCCTTCTCCACTCACCCATGGTGGCTCTGGCAGTTTCCCTAGAGATCCCCAGTGGTGATGGCAGAAGCATAGGGAGACTGGCAGCAGTAGGACCTGGAGGAAGGGGAGCAGTCCCCTCTCTGGGGTGAGCCAGCTGTCAGTGCAGAGGGacaggggtgctgcagggctgggatgcaACAGCCCAAACCCCCTTGCCGAGGGGATGGAGGGCAGATGAATTTTACTGGCTGTAACTGCATCCCGCAGGATGGGGAACGTCAGCCTCATCTGACAAGAGAGGGTGAGGTGGGTGAGGCTGTGGGCACACAGCTTGCCCTGAGGTCTGCACCCTGAGGTCCCCCTACCCAGGCCTCTACAGAAAATCCCTGCCTGGCATGAGTCCCGTGATTTACCAAGGCTGGTTTGGGCATGTGTGCCACCGCCTCACCCGTGCCAAGGCCTTCCTGGTGCTGCGGGAAGTATGGGGGTTTTCTTGGGTTTAGGGGTGGTGGTGTGTCCTTGAGGATGGGGACTGCTCACAGCTTGCAGTGACAGCGGGACATGGTCCTCCATTGGATGGTAGGAGTCCGGCTGTGCTTTCCTTGACAGGGATGCCCTCAGGCGGTGTGTTCTTCATCCAGGAGAGCTTCGTGCTGCAGCACGTGGCCGCGCTGTGCGAGTGGATGTTCATCATCGATGTTCTGGTCTTCTATGGCACCTTCACCTTTGAGTTTGGGGCCATCTCCACAGACACCTTCCTggtcctgctgaaagccagccGGGCCCCCAAAAGTTACAAAGAGGAGAGCAGCGTGTCCAGCACAGCCCACATCCACAGCCACGCAGAGGGCCTGGCTATGGCCTGACCCCCACTGGAGGCAGGCTCACGGTAGGGACCCCCAAATTGGGCTCTTCCAGTGACTTCCCTGCCTTGAATGTGTCTCAGTTCCCGCCTGCTGGGGTGCGGGGATGCCGGCACGGTGCTGCTATTGGCAGAGTCAGGATCTGCCCCTGGGCCTCTGGGGTTGCCCTGTCTGAGTGAGGCTGTCAGAGGCAGTCATACAAAGGCAACTTCTGTAAGGAATGTGAGGGAACAGGGACTCACCCTCCCTTCACCACACAAGCCTGGTACACTGGGGAAGGGGAAATCAATGTTCCTTCTTCCTCCATGGCCACAGGATTAAGGTTCAGCAGAGGAAGCCTTCCAGCTGGCTGCTGCAACTGTCAGAGGAGCCAAAATCCCAGAgtgccttttccctttctgaggAGGCAATGGCAGTGCCAGTGTGCCTGCCCAGGCAAGGGTagtgccttgtgctgctgcaggatgaCACCAGCAGCCCTGGTTGGACCACACAGGTGCTCCCGGCCAGGGCTCTCACTGCTCGGGGCCTTCCATGCCTCCAGTCAGTGACTTTCccacatttttttcagcttggaAAATTGCTGAGGCAGGTTTCACCTCCTGGCCACAGCATTACCGTGCTCCCTGATGGTCAGGTAGGTTGGGAAATGGGTTTCCGCATTTGCCATGACACCGGGAATGTCGTGCGAGCACAGCGCCTGCAGAGCAGTGGATTTCCCCTGCATAGCGCTGTCAGTCTAAGCAGTCCCACTGGGAAGCCTGCACACCCCAGTCCTGGCCTCACAGCCCTCCCACCCTGGGTGTGCAGGCACAGAAAACGGAAGCAGTTCTGTAGGCCCAGGGGAAGCTCATGCTCCTTTCCGCTGGGACTCCCAAATCCGTCCTCCAGTGCCTCTAACAGCGCTCAGCGCAGCCCACGCCTGCCTGGTGAGAGCCTGTCCTGCTCTCAGCCTCAGCCGCAGCCTGGGATATCCTGGGCAAGGTGTtgaatgtgtgtgtatgtagatccacacatatatatatatacatgcatatatatatatatatatatacattttccCTGGAGAGGggcatttgctgctgctgtgcacatTGATCAGGTTGGGCTTCCTGATCTGCCCACCTTTTCAAAATCGGCCTATAAATCTACCAGTATATGTAGTTCAAAGAGGAGCATTTATGACTTTTATATCTaatatatgtttaaaatatatatatgtgaagaGAGCAGTGAATTTACaacaataaaagtaaaaatcagcCAAGGGTGCAGCAACCGGTCCTTCCCCACTGCGCAGGACTGGGGTGGTGACCGGTTTTGTGGCTGTGGTCCAGAGGGATGGGGGATGCAGGCTCCTTGCGGGTCTCAGGGCACAGACGTGAGTGCCAGGCAGGGGGAGGACGAGCGGTCTCACCGGGATGCAGCAGCCTGGAGTGGCACGTCCCGGCCCACCGGGGGTCCCCCGGCCCCCCTCCCGCTGCTGTCCCCGCAGGGGTGGAGCCGGCCCCGGGAAGCCCCGGGAGGCGGAGCCGCGCTGGGACTTTCCCAGGGCCGCGGCCAGGAGCAGGCATCCGcgctggtgctggggctggaggtAAGCGGGTGAGGGGAGGGCGAAGATGGGGTACCGGCCCCGGGGTGAGCGGG from Lathamus discolor isolate bLatDis1 chromosome 3, bLatDis1.hap1, whole genome shotgun sequence encodes the following:
- the TMEM150A gene encoding transmembrane protein 150A, translating into MPGPRMPAWGILPVTLPAFTITGMWIVYAMALSNNHICPVHNWNYNQSCGVDSPGSCCTLDRIPLVSKCGTLPPESCFFSLICSLGSFMVILVGLLRYAHLLECLGPSLLNTLGLATGWVCAAGLTMVGNFQVDHAKVLHYIGAGVAFPTSMLFLLLQSILTYRMAKTRGQYWTGHLRSILTIVAFLTLVFSGVFFIQESFVLQHVAALCEWMFIIDVLVFYGTFTFEFGAISTDTFLVLLKASRAPKSYKEESSVSSTAHIHSHAEGLAMA